TCTTCCCCACCGTCCATGTAAGTCGGGTTAATAGGAACGCCGTCGCCACTCCAGATCGCCGGATCACTCCACAGTCCTGAACTGACACTCACAGAAGAGTCCTGAGACAGAACCACGCCACCAGACAACACGCCTAGCGTAAAAATCAGGCGGAGGCATACCGTGAATTTCTGGTCAATCACTGGTAGAAAATGGTAAATCATTTTCGATAGAGGAAGATTTTACTATGAAAATGAGCGTTATAAACTCAGTTGTCGACCGGCATCTGTTAAAAACAGTCTTTTTCGATCAAGGTCACAAATCGCGCATGATAAAGGGCAGAAAAGTTACGCCCTTTTTGCCTATCCCGCGTAGAATGTGACTGGATCTATAGAAAACTAATTTTGAGTTCAGATTAGAAGCGTAGAGTGATGCCGACAGCCATTGCTTGACTTGAGCTTTGGTCCACACGGTGGCAATCGCTCTCGCGATCACCCTACAAAACTTCAGTGTGCAGCGCAGGCGTAGTGTGTGGGCAATTTTTGGTATGTGCTTGTGGGCCAATCTGGGGATTGGTGTTTCCGGACGGGTCTATTCGGGTGCGGGGGGCTGTTGTTCCAGTCGGCGCAAAACCCAACGAGCCGACTGAGCGGCTCTGCTTGTACACGAGATGGCAAGTGATCCGGACCGATGTAAAACTGTTCTCTGTCGACGTATTCGTGCCGTTGCTGTGGGGCCAATGTGGACAAGCATTTCAAAACGACCAAACTAAAACATTCGCGTATATTCGCGTGCATTAGCGGATAAAAAAATCCCATGGCCCAGCGAGACATGCCCGGCTCTGATCGATCCGCAAAACACCTTTGGAATTGCCTTTCGCGGATAGCGCGCAGTGTGTCTTGGGATGGCACAAATCAACGATAACTACCTCAAGCTAGCTTCGAGTTATCTCTTTCCAGAAATTGGTCGACGCGTGAAGGCCTTTTCGGATGCAAACCCGGACGCCGCGGGCGAATTGATTCGCTGTGGCATCGGCGACGTGACCGAGCCCCTTCCCCTCGCTGCACGCGAAGCGCTTCACAAAGCCGTCGACGAAATGGGCCAGCGTGAGACCTTCCGCGGGTATGGCCCCGAGCAGGGCTACGATTTTCTGCGGGCTGCGATCGCCGAGAACGAATACCGCGCTCACGGGCTAGAGATAGCCGACGATGAAGTCTTCGTCTCCGACGGCTCTAAATGCGACAGCGCCAACATCCTCGATATCTTCGGCCCCGATAACAAGGTCGCTATCACCGACCCAGTTTACCCCGTCTATGTCGACACCAACGTTATGGTCGGGCGCACTGGCCCCGCGAATGAAGACGGCTCCTACCCGGGCATCGTCTACATGCCCTGCACAGCGGAAAACGGCTTTGTCCCCGCCATTCCCGACGAACCCGTTGACCTCATTTACCTCTGTTACCCCAACAACCCCACAGGAGCCGTCGCGACGCGCGCGCAGCTTGAGGATTGGGTCGCCTACGCCAACAAGCACAACTCCGTTATTTTTTACGACGCAGCCTACGGCGCATTTGTCCAAGACGAAGACATCCCTCAATCCATCTACGAGATCCCCGGGGCCGAGACCTGTGCCATCGAGTTCCGCAGCTTTTCTAAGAACGGCGGCTTCACCGGTATCCGCTGTGCCTTCATCGTTGTGCCCAAAGCCCTGAAAGGCACGACCAGCAGTGGAGAAACCATCGACCTGCACCGCCTCTGGCTACGCCGCTCAACCACCAAGTTTAATAGCGTCTCCTACCCCGTTCAGCGCGCAGCAGAAGCCCTTTACTCCGAGGAAGGTCAAACTCAAATCAATGAGCTCATCGCCTACTACCTCGGCAACGCCAAGATTCTCTCCGAAGCTGCGCGCGAAGCGGGTCTCACTGTATACGGCGGCGAACATGCGCCTTATATCTGGATCAAAAACCCAACGGGCTTTACGAGCTGGGATATGTTCGACCGCATGCTTAACGAAGCGAAAGTCGTCGTCACCCCTGGCTCAGGGTTTGGCTCCAACGGCGAAGGCTACTTCCGCCTCAGTGCCTTCAACAGCCGCGCCAACGCCGAAGAAGTCGCCCGCCGTCTCAAAACATTGACCTGGTAGGCCGAGACCAATCTCATCCCATCCCAAAAGGTCGGCATCCCAGCCGACCTTTTTTTGGCAACACCAGCGCGGGCGCACCAGCAAAGGCACAAATTTCCTCCCCGGGAACGCCAAGCCCCAGCTTGGCTCACCGAGATCATAGGAGGTAAAGCGTTCACCCCACGCCCACTTCGCTCAAGATGCTGAGCCGCAAAGAAGAGACACATCTGCTGTTCAGCCCCCTCCCACACTTCATGCATAAAATGAACCTTGAAACAACTCGGCTCAATCTTCGCCCTTTTCAAGAAAGTGACGTTGACCATGCGTTCGCTGTTCTCGGCGATGCGGGCACGATGCTTTTTTATCCGTCACCCTATTCGAAAGAACAGGTAGGGACGATAATTCGAAGAAATATCGAAAGCTTTGAGACTCATGGCTACGGGCTCTTCGCTGTGCTTGAGACAGATACTGGAGCCTTTGTCGGTGACTGTGGGATCACGGTCCAAAATATTGATGGGCAAGATGAATTCGAGATTGGCTACCGCATCAGGAAAGACAGATGGGTGTTGGGCTACGCACCCGAGGCGGCGGAAGCTATAAAGTCATATGGGTTTCAGCACCTAAGAATGAAAAAACTGTGCAGTTACATGCCCAGTGACCACATTCAGTCCCGGCGGGTGGCCGAAAAAATCGGAATGCAGTTAGAGAAGGAATATCAAAATCCTCGGAATCGCGGTATTTTCACCTCAGTCTATTCAATTCACAACCCACACTTACCAATTGAGCGGGAAGAAAATTGAGATCACATACAGCAAGTGCCCAATCTACTTCGTAAATTTTCTGCCTGGATATCATTCTCAACGGATTTTTGCACGGTCGCCGCCTAAGAAACAGACCTGAGCGGAGTCAGCGTCTTTATACCCTCCAATTGATTATCCAAACGACCTTTAGAGATCTTCCCGTCGGTTCCCAGTTCCTGGGCGAACACAGAAATGCGGTATTCCTCTAACATCCAAAAGAGTTCCGTCACTTTGGGTTGAATGGCGGGATATTTCTGAATTTTGCCCAGCCAGAAAATGAGCTTCTCCTGATATTGTTTTATTTGGGCAGCCTTCTCTGCGTCACGACGCGGGTTGGTGCGGGCGCGGTCGTTGCGCTTGATGAATCCATTAAGGTAACGCGGCAAGTGCTGAAGCCGGACAAATCCGGTGCGCTTTAAAAAGTCTTTGGGCACGATGCGCGCGAGATCGCTGTGAAATTCGGGATAGGCTGGCTTAGTCGTCAAGATGGTCTGCCGGAGTTCGAATATGGGTCTCAGGCAGTCGAGTAGTCGATAGACGATCCCACGGATCTCTTTCTTGGCAAATGACTCACGCTCGGCGATGTGCACGGTATCAATGCTCTGAATCGGCAGACTAAAAAACAGGTAGCTGCGCAAATGAGCCCGGGCATCATCACGCAGTTGATCGAAGGGCATGAGCGAGGCAACCACAGGGCCGATTTCTTTGAGCGCTTTGAGGTCTTTTTCTAACCAGGTCCACTCTTTCGACTGTGCTCGTTCAACCAGGTGCGCCATACCGAGGCGGGTTGCGCGCCGAGCTTCCTCCTGGCTTTTGAGTAGGCGCAAGGCAGTGCGCTCCTGCTCCAAGACCAAGGCTGGATAAGCCATCACCGGGACATCTTTTACCGTGCAGACATGAATTTCGCGGGGGACATTTTTGAGCTCACTTGGATCGACGCAGCCCTGCTCCCATTGTGCGACACATTTTTTCCACTCGCGGAAACGATCCACGCCCTTGCCCGATGCCGTCTGCTTTTTAACAGCGGCTTGGTAGTCACGTTGTAATGCGTCCCAGGTGCGCCCCGATGCGATCGTGCTCTTTCCTTTGTCGTCCACCACTTCGATGCGCGGTAACAGGTAATCAGGAATGTCGGCTTGCTCCCAATCAGCCCGCCCGACACGGATCTGATAGCTATGCCATAACACATCGCTGAGTATTTCCGTCAGCAAACGAGGCCCAGGCTTCACCTGCTGCGCAATCTCGCGCGTTTTCTCAGCAATGGGAAAAAGCTGCCGTCGGATCTGTTTGGGCAAAGCCCGAATCAACATCTCAATCCGCTGCTCCACAAACCCAGGAATGACCCAATCGAGCACCCCATCTTCGAGTTCGCGGAATTGCTCTAATCGCACTTTTAAAGTGGCACCATCATCGGCCTCGCCCGGTTTGTAAGCGTATTGAACGTCGAGCTGCTGCCCTCCTAGGTCTACTCTGTCCGGAAAGGCCTCACGCCCGTCCGCCGTATCTTCCACCAGATCCTCACGCGCCATCTCGAGTGGCTTGCCCCCTGCCTCCTCTTCCGTGCGCACCCATTCTCGTAAGGCATGCACGTCACTCACGAGCGGTAACCGGCGCTGATAAAATGCATACATCCGATCATCCAGGCTGTAACCTGAGCCCGAGCGCGTCCGCACCATCCACTCCTCGACCTCTTCGCGCAGTTGCTGATTGATATCAATAATCCGAATCCGCTGGGGAAGGTTAAAAGCTACGATCCCCTCGCGAATAAATATATCTGTCGCCGCCTCCCCGTCGATTTTATGGAAGCCCACTTTACGCATCCGCACCGTCAGTCCATAGAGCAGCCCGCGCTCTTTGATCAACACACGCCCCGCCTTAGCATCGTATTCGGGTTCCGAGTAGGTGCGTTTGAGTAGATCGCCCGCATAGCGCTCGACCCATTCCGGCTCGATTTTTGCCACCGTCCGCGCAAAGAGACGGCTGGTTTCCATCCACTCGGCACACACAATCCATGCTGGTGTCGATCCATGCCGTGGACCCGGGGGAGTGTTACCCCCCTTTTTACCTTTGCGCTCAGCTTTGGCAAATTGGCGATCAAACGCCGTGGAACCAGGAAAGATAGTCACCTTCCGACCATGAGTTGCCCGATAGAGGTTACCGTCTTCTTTTTGGGCCACATTCGCGATGCATCCCGAGAGGATCGCTTGGTGAATGAGATCCTCGGGATGCTTCTCTGGATCTGTCTTCAGGCTCAGCTTGGGTTCGAAATCCTCCGTCAGAGATCGCAGCTGATCATAAACCTCTCGCCATTCGCGCATGCGTTGAAAGGACAGAAAATTCACCTTACAATACTGACGCAGCTCTTTGTTAGAAGCTCGATTCAGTTGACCGCCATGGAGGCCATCCCAGATCTTCAAAAAGACCATAAAATCTGAGTTGAGATGACGGAAACGTGCGTGGGCCTGATTGGCCTGCTGGATTTGGCTTTCTGGCACTTCCCTTGGATCTTGGACGCTTAATGCTGAGGCGATCACCAGCACCTCTCCCGCACAGCGCAGGTCGACTCCTTCCAGAATCATGCGGCCCACAGACGGGTCTGCCGGCAGGCGCGCCAGACGTTTACCGACAGGTGTGAGCGTCCAATGCGTTCCCTCCTCACCCTGTTCTCTTTGCAGTGCGCCCAGTTCCTCAAGCACACGATAACCCCCACGAATAGCACGGGGATCCGGCGGCTCGATGAACGGAAAGGTCTCAATTTCGCCTAGACGAAACGCCTTCATACGCAGGATCACATCGGCGAGATTGGCACGGAGGATTTCCGGGGTCGAAAACTCGGGACGCGAAAGAAAATCTCGCTCCTCGTATAGCCGGATACAGATACCTTCCTGGACGCGCCCTGCGCGTCCAGCACGCTGCTTAGCAGAACTCTGCGAGATTGGCTCCACCGGCAGCCGACGTGTCGACGTATGTGCTGAGAAACGACTCACACGCGCCAACCCTGCATCTACCACATAACGAATACCCGGCAGTGTGATCGAGGTCTCAGCGATATTGGTCGAAACGATCACCTTAGTGACAGGGGCCGATTTGAATATCGCCTGTTGATCCCCCGCAGCCAAACGTCCGTAGAGCGGTAAGATACGAGCGCGATTTTGACTCACTGCCCGTCCCAGTAGATCACAGGCATCACGAATATCGCGTTCTGTGGGAAGAAACACCAACACATCACCCGAACGCCGATCTGACAAAATATCTTCCACCGTCCGCACCGCGCTGCGCAGATAAGAAATCTCGCCATCGTCATTGGCATCTTCTTCAAGCGGACGATATTGAATATCTACCGGATAAGTTCTGCCGGATACCCAAACGATCGGTGCACCCTCAAAAGCCTCTGAAAAACGCTCCGTATCTATAGTCGCCGAGGTAATGATGACCTTCAGATCGCTCCGTTTCTTTAAAATCATGCGCAGCGAACCCAGGATAAAATCGATGTTCAGCGAACGCTCATGCGCCTCATCCACGATGATACAGTCGTAACCGAGCAGCAGCGGATCATTCTGTAATTCGTTGAGCAAGATCCCGTCGGTCATCAATTTGATCCGCGTATCTTTCGATGTCTTCTCCGTGAAACGAATTTTACACCCCACGCCCTGGCCAAACGGCGTATTCAACTCCTCGGCGATGCGTTGAGATACCGATAAAGCCGCAAGGCGCCTTGGCTGCGTACAACCGATCAAACCACGCCGCCCCAACCCTGCGGCAAGACACATTTTCGGTATTTGTGTCGTCTTACCACTGCCCGTTTCTCCCGCGAGAACCACGACCGGATGCTCTTCGATCAACCCAATTATTTCGTCCTTTCGCGCCGTAATCGGCAACGCCTCGGCAAACTGCGGCTCAGGCAAAACCGAGGACACATGCTGCACTGCTTCAACAG
The window above is part of the Opitutales bacterium genome. Proteins encoded here:
- a CDS encoding LL-diaminopimelate aminotransferase, coding for MAQINDNYLKLASSYLFPEIGRRVKAFSDANPDAAGELIRCGIGDVTEPLPLAAREALHKAVDEMGQRETFRGYGPEQGYDFLRAAIAENEYRAHGLEIADDEVFVSDGSKCDSANILDIFGPDNKVAITDPVYPVYVDTNVMVGRTGPANEDGSYPGIVYMPCTAENGFVPAIPDEPVDLIYLCYPNNPTGAVATRAQLEDWVAYANKHNSVIFYDAAYGAFVQDEDIPQSIYEIPGAETCAIEFRSFSKNGGFTGIRCAFIVVPKALKGTTSSGETIDLHRLWLRRSTTKFNSVSYPVQRAAEALYSEEGQTQINELIAYYLGNAKILSEAAREAGLTVYGGEHAPYIWIKNPTGFTSWDMFDRMLNEAKVVVTPGSGFGSNGEGYFRLSAFNSRANAEEVARRLKTLTW
- a CDS encoding GNAT family N-acetyltransferase, with protein sequence MNLETTRLNLRPFQESDVDHAFAVLGDAGTMLFYPSPYSKEQVGTIIRRNIESFETHGYGLFAVLETDTGAFVGDCGITVQNIDGQDEFEIGYRIRKDRWVLGYAPEAAEAIKSYGFQHLRMKKLCSYMPSDHIQSRRVAEKIGMQLEKEYQNPRNRGIFTSVYSIHNPHLPIEREEN
- the hrpA gene encoding ATP-dependent RNA helicase HrpA; this translates as MSALEHRVRVLRERLEQVRIVDAHHVASRLERLLPPKNPERVEALLTELERRMERSVEAVQHVSSVLPEPQFAEALPITARKDEIIGLIEEHPVVVLAGETGSGKTTQIPKMCLAAGLGRRGLIGCTQPRRLAALSVSQRIAEELNTPFGQGVGCKIRFTEKTSKDTRIKLMTDGILLNELQNDPLLLGYDCIIVDEAHERSLNIDFILGSLRMILKKRSDLKVIITSATIDTERFSEAFEGAPIVWVSGRTYPVDIQYRPLEEDANDDGEISYLRSAVRTVEDILSDRRSGDVLVFLPTERDIRDACDLLGRAVSQNRARILPLYGRLAAGDQQAIFKSAPVTKVIVSTNIAETSITLPGIRYVVDAGLARVSRFSAHTSTRRLPVEPISQSSAKQRAGRAGRVQEGICIRLYEERDFLSRPEFSTPEILRANLADVILRMKAFRLGEIETFPFIEPPDPRAIRGGYRVLEELGALQREQGEEGTHWTLTPVGKRLARLPADPSVGRMILEGVDLRCAGEVLVIASALSVQDPREVPESQIQQANQAHARFRHLNSDFMVFLKIWDGLHGGQLNRASNKELRQYCKVNFLSFQRMREWREVYDQLRSLTEDFEPKLSLKTDPEKHPEDLIHQAILSGCIANVAQKEDGNLYRATHGRKVTIFPGSTAFDRQFAKAERKGKKGGNTPPGPRHGSTPAWIVCAEWMETSRLFARTVAKIEPEWVERYAGDLLKRTYSEPEYDAKAGRVLIKERGLLYGLTVRMRKVGFHKIDGEAATDIFIREGIVAFNLPQRIRIIDINQQLREEVEEWMVRTRSGSGYSLDDRMYAFYQRRLPLVSDVHALREWVRTEEEAGGKPLEMAREDLVEDTADGREAFPDRVDLGGQQLDVQYAYKPGEADDGATLKVRLEQFRELEDGVLDWVIPGFVEQRIEMLIRALPKQIRRQLFPIAEKTREIAQQVKPGPRLLTEILSDVLWHSYQIRVGRADWEQADIPDYLLPRIEVVDDKGKSTIASGRTWDALQRDYQAAVKKQTASGKGVDRFREWKKCVAQWEQGCVDPSELKNVPREIHVCTVKDVPVMAYPALVLEQERTALRLLKSQEEARRATRLGMAHLVERAQSKEWTWLEKDLKALKEIGPVVASLMPFDQLRDDARAHLRSYLFFSLPIQSIDTVHIAERESFAKKEIRGIVYRLLDCLRPIFELRQTILTTKPAYPEFHSDLARIVPKDFLKRTGFVRLQHLPRYLNGFIKRNDRARTNPRRDAEKAAQIKQYQEKLIFWLGKIQKYPAIQPKVTELFWMLEEYRISVFAQELGTDGKISKGRLDNQLEGIKTLTPLRSVS